In one Haloplanus salinus genomic region, the following are encoded:
- a CDS encoding NADH-quinone oxidoreductase subunit D has translation MSLEKSPPETVETEPTTAEEIDALLGDLVLDRDDHLNAPGFVVRPDEVQDTLFRLRDEAGYDHLSCVTAQEYEDRYESIYHLKKYDDPTDEVSVVVPTPTDDPVSESAEPVYRTADWHEREAYDLVGIQYEDHPDLRRILLPETWQGHPLGRDYDQDRPQIVPLREHANPLKEDHKGDEGDTMFLNIGPHHPATHGVLHLKTVLDGEQVVDVESDIGYLHRCEEQICQQGTYRYQIMPYPDRWDYISAGLLNEWAYARVAEDLADIEVPEYAQVIRTMGAELCRIAAHMLAVGTFALDVYGDFTAIFMYAVRDREKVQNILEELTGQRLMFNYFRLGGVVWDLPEPRAEFFELIRDFLDDLPEALEEYHDLISANEILQVRTVDTGVLPPEVAKSYGATGPVARGSGVDYDLRRDDPYGYYDELDWDVPVEDGCDNYSRLLVRLREVEESAKIIEQCVDLLEGWPEDERTIQSNVPRTIRPDDDTEIYRAVEGAKGELGIYMRADGTEKPARFKIRSPCFSNLQTLPEMSNGEYIPDLIASLGSLDIVLGEVDR, from the coding sequence ATGAGCCTCGAAAAATCGCCCCCCGAGACGGTCGAGACGGAACCGACCACGGCCGAGGAGATCGACGCCCTGTTGGGCGATCTGGTCCTCGACCGCGACGACCACCTGAACGCGCCGGGCTTCGTGGTTCGACCGGACGAGGTGCAGGACACCCTCTTCCGCCTGCGCGACGAGGCCGGCTACGATCACCTCTCCTGTGTCACGGCACAGGAGTACGAGGACCGCTACGAATCCATCTACCACCTCAAGAAGTACGACGACCCCACCGACGAGGTGAGCGTCGTCGTGCCGACGCCGACCGACGACCCCGTGAGCGAGTCGGCGGAACCCGTCTACCGCACCGCCGACTGGCACGAACGTGAGGCCTACGACCTCGTCGGCATCCAGTACGAGGACCACCCGGACCTGCGTCGCATCCTCCTCCCCGAGACGTGGCAGGGGCATCCCCTAGGCCGGGACTACGATCAGGACCGTCCGCAGATCGTCCCCCTGCGCGAACACGCTAACCCGCTGAAAGAGGACCACAAAGGCGACGAGGGCGATACGATGTTCCTCAACATCGGCCCGCACCACCCGGCGACACACGGCGTGCTCCACCTCAAGACGGTGCTGGACGGCGAGCAGGTGGTCGACGTGGAGTCGGACATCGGCTACCTCCACCGCTGCGAGGAACAGATCTGTCAGCAGGGCACCTACCGCTACCAGATCATGCCCTACCCGGACCGCTGGGACTACATCTCGGCCGGCCTGCTCAACGAGTGGGCCTACGCCCGCGTGGCGGAGGACCTCGCGGACATCGAGGTGCCGGAGTACGCACAGGTCATCCGGACGATGGGCGCCGAACTCTGTCGGATCGCGGCCCACATGCTCGCGGTCGGCACCTTCGCGCTCGACGTCTACGGCGACTTCACGGCCATCTTCATGTACGCCGTCCGGGACCGCGAGAAGGTCCAGAACATCCTCGAAGAGCTGACGGGCCAGCGCCTGATGTTCAACTACTTCCGCCTCGGCGGGGTGGTCTGGGACCTGCCCGAACCCCGTGCGGAGTTCTTCGAGCTGATTCGGGACTTCCTCGACGACCTGCCGGAGGCGCTGGAGGAGTACCACGACCTCATCTCCGCCAACGAGATCCTGCAGGTTCGAACCGTCGACACGGGCGTTCTGCCCCCGGAGGTCGCCAAGAGCTACGGGGCAACGGGACCGGTCGCCCGCGGCTCGGGGGTCGACTACGACCTGCGCCGCGACGACCCGTACGGCTACTACGACGAACTCGACTGGGACGTGCCGGTCGAGGACGGCTGTGACAACTACAGCCGCCTGCTCGTCCGTCTGCGCGAGGTGGAGGAGTCGGCGAAGATCATCGAACAGTGCGTCGACCTGCTGGAAGGCTGGCCGGAAGACGAGCGGACGATCCAGAGCAACGTTCCGCGGACGATCCGCCCGGACGACGACACCGAAATCTACCGCGCCGTCGAGGGCGCGAAGGGTGAACTCGGCATCTACATGCGCGCGGACGGTACCGAGAAGCCCGCCCGATTCAAGATCCGGAGCCCGTGCTTCTCGAACCTCCAGACGCTCCCGGAGATGTCCAACGGGGAGTACATTCCCGATCTGATCGCGTCGCTCGGCAGCCTCGACATCGTCCTCGGCGAGGTGGATCGCTGA
- a CDS encoding NADH-quinone oxidoreductase subunit J — protein sequence MVYETIAFALFALITLGCSLGVVLVEDVWHSALLLGGALLSVAVHYVMMQAEFLAAMQILVYVGGVLILITFAVMLTKSTSAAESTSTTEVRET from the coding sequence ATGGTGTATGAAACGATCGCGTTCGCGCTGTTCGCCCTGATCACACTGGGCTGCAGCCTGGGCGTCGTCTTGGTCGAGGACGTGTGGCACTCCGCACTCCTCCTGGGTGGCGCCCTGCTGAGCGTCGCAGTCCATTACGTGATGATGCAGGCGGAGTTTCTCGCCGCCATGCAGATCCTCGTCTACGTGGGCGGGGTGCTCATCCTCATCACGTTCGCCGTGATGCTCACGAAATCGACCTCGGCAGCGGAATCGACATCGACGACGGAGGTGCGTGAGACGTGA
- a CDS encoding complex I subunit 1/NuoH family protein translates to MGSVLLQSGTPTPTGTANASAANASAGGPVTTLPETISGALGLSGTLGDVVGGLIGAFLIANIMLGMTALAGPWAKRKITAAFTDRIAVNRVGPFGLLIIVADAVRLLSKELIVPDGVDRPAWDLAPIILPFSALLGFAVIPLGSGLQLADPETGIVFAFAAASIASLGLVMAGYASNNKYSLLGSLRSIAQNLAYEIPLVLTAASVILFAGTFRTSEIVAAQTETLVTIAGIAIPGWYAFVNPFAFVLFLAANMAEIGRNPFDIPEAPTEIVAGYQTEYSSVYFVLFYLGEFIHIFLGGALIAVLFLGGPAGPVLPGFVWMVIKMWAFFLFTQWCRSAVPRVRIDQLIEIGWKGMLVLSLANLVLTAVLVGVIA, encoded by the coding sequence ATGGGTTCGGTGCTCCTGCAGTCGGGAACGCCGACACCGACGGGCACCGCGAACGCCTCCGCGGCCAACGCCTCCGCGGGCGGCCCGGTGACGACGCTTCCCGAGACGATTTCGGGCGCGCTCGGTCTCTCGGGCACCCTCGGCGACGTGGTCGGCGGGCTGATCGGTGCCTTCCTCATCGCCAACATCATGCTCGGCATGACGGCGCTGGCCGGACCGTGGGCCAAGCGGAAGATCACGGCCGCGTTCACGGACCGCATCGCCGTCAACCGGGTCGGGCCCTTCGGCCTGCTGATCATCGTCGCCGACGCGGTGCGTCTGCTGTCGAAGGAACTGATCGTTCCGGACGGCGTCGACCGGCCGGCGTGGGACCTCGCACCGATCATCCTGCCGTTCTCGGCGCTGCTCGGCTTCGCGGTCATCCCGCTCGGAAGCGGCCTCCAGTTGGCCGACCCCGAGACGGGGATCGTCTTCGCGTTCGCGGCGGCCTCCATCGCGTCGCTCGGCCTCGTGATGGCCGGCTACGCCTCGAACAACAAGTACTCGCTGCTGGGGTCGTTGCGCTCCATCGCGCAGAACCTCGCCTACGAGATTCCGCTCGTCCTCACGGCGGCGTCGGTGATCCTCTTCGCCGGCACCTTCCGGACGAGCGAAATCGTCGCGGCCCAGACGGAGACGCTCGTCACGATCGCCGGGATCGCGATTCCGGGCTGGTACGCGTTCGTCAACCCGTTCGCGTTCGTCCTCTTCCTGGCGGCAAACATGGCGGAGATCGGACGGAATCCGTTCGACATCCCGGAGGCGCCGACGGAGATCGTCGCCGGCTACCAGACCGAGTACTCGAGTGTCTACTTCGTCCTCTTCTATCTCGGGGAGTTCATCCACATCTTCCTGGGCGGCGCGCTGATTGCCGTCCTCTTCCTCGGCGGCCCGGCCGGCCCGGTCCTACCCGGGTTCGTCTGGATGGTGATCAAGATGTGGGCGTTCTTCCTGTTCACGCAGTGGTGCCGCTCCGCGGTGCCGCGCGTGCGCATCGATCAGTTGATCGAAATCGGCTGGAAAGGCATGCTCGTGCTATCTCTGGCTAACCTGGTTCTCACGGCAGTCCTCGTGGGAGTGATCGCGTAA
- a CDS encoding NuoI/complex I 23 kDa subunit family protein, whose amino-acid sequence MIGILKGMAVTMKHALDGKTFTVEYPDVAPEVSPRFRGVHKFSQERCIWCRQCENVCPNDTIQIVQDDQRNGEQYNLHIGQCIYCRLCEEVCPVDAILLTQNFEFTADTKDDFVYNKEQLKNVPWYKGIDPLESRNPDRSAWIGEGDGEIDYQ is encoded by the coding sequence ATGATTGGAATCCTCAAAGGCATGGCAGTGACGATGAAACACGCGCTGGACGGCAAGACGTTCACCGTCGAGTATCCCGACGTGGCGCCGGAAGTGAGCCCGCGGTTCCGCGGCGTCCACAAGTTCAGCCAAGAGCGTTGCATCTGGTGTCGGCAGTGTGAGAACGTCTGTCCGAACGACACGATCCAGATCGTACAGGACGACCAGCGCAACGGCGAACAGTACAACCTCCACATCGGCCAGTGCATCTACTGCCGGCTCTGTGAGGAGGTGTGTCCGGTGGACGCCATCCTGCTGACCCAGAACTTCGAGTTCACGGCGGACACCAAAGACGACTTCGTCTACAACAAAGAACAGTTGAAGAACGTCCCCTGGTACAAGGGGATCGACCCGCTCGAATCGCGAAATCCGGATCGGAGCGCGTGGATCGGCGAGGGCGACGGCGAAATCGACTATCAGTAA